The window TTTTCCTAAAACCTGCACGAATGAGTCAGGAAGCAGGGCACACAGCATTCGTTTCAATGTGATTCCTCGCCATAAACTTTACATCAGGATGGAAATAAAACTTTGGATTTCAGTGTTTCTTTAACACCCTTCCCATGTCCAGTCCACCCGCCCTTCCCACCTCTACTAGCTAAAGTCTCTTATGAAATGGAGAAGCGTTGTTGACGTCTAACTCCTTCCATTAAATTAATAAGTACTGACCTCCTAATATTTAAGTGTTTACTATCTATTGCTGTaaagttttgtatattttgtaaacTTTCCCCCCAAATAGTAGATGTCTAAAATCGTTGTacatctgatttttttatattccattgtTCGGCACAAAGTGTGgttttttatttagaataaaaaaaggaaattggatATGGGAGTTCTTTTCCTATTTACCGTACTTATGCTCATCCCTGGAGTTCAGACTATGTGGGCTGTCATCCCTTCAGAAGCAGTATTCTTTTAGGtagtacatttttctttcctgtagctGGAATTCCCCAGGGTTAACTTGTTGACCTGTGTCAACATGGTCAATGACCCCACCTTTTCAGGTAGACGTCCCTGAGGGGGATCTTCTGTTGGCCCAGAGAGTACAGTGGACCTCTGGTAAATGTCTGTTTGGACTCAAGATTTGGCCACAAATTGTCTTGCCAGTGCCATTTAATTCCCTGTGACATGGTGTGTTGGAGTGGAGACAGGCAGATGAAACACCGGAGATGGAAGTTTGGCATAATTTCCTGTTGAAATTATGGTGTGATATGGTCCGTTTGGCCTCAGGGCACATTGCGGCGGGCCTGGCTCCCATCCCTGTTCAGTACATGCTGAGCAGTCAGCACAGCCAGTTCCCTCCTTCCAAGGCCCAGGAAATATTCATGCTGCCAGTGTGGTGACTGGGGGATGATTTTGGGGAAGTGGCCAAGATCTGAGGTAACCTGGGATGTGGCATGTAAAATTAGGTTTCCTTTATGAAACTTCTCAAACCCAAGTCAGAGGAGACAGTGATAAGGGGCATTGGATGTTGGCTTGGTTTTTATGTGTGCACAAGGGAGGAaagtctttttaatgcattttctgCATTGTTAGGTTAAGCCCTTAACTGCAACCCCAGCTCACAGTCCAGACTATCCTGGTTGAAAAAGCCTTCAGCTCTGTGCCACTGAGCAGCTTAAGACCCTTTGAGGTTTGGGCCCAGTGAGCAGGGGGGACTGTAGATACAGGTTTTCCCCCCATACTGACAAATGTGTACATACAACATTGGTACATACACATGTTTAATGCATCTGGTGAATACAGTTGCAGATTTCTAAAAGCAACTGTTAAACATAGACACAGTACTGAGCAGGACAGAGGCTCTCAGTGACTATGACCACAAGCCATTCAGTCTCCACAGGCAGGGTTAAGACCAAGGACTTGGAACTGGTGGACTTGGACCTGTTCTTAGGCTTTTACTTCAGTCAGAGTTCTTTATGGTCACGGTCCTAAGTTTCCCAAACTGATAAACGAGCCTTTCCAGAAGACCTACTTGTTAATAAGAGAACTTCTTTTATTATCTATAGGGCAAGTGTTAATAGAAGACAGATAAATTACGAAAAGACTAGGCCAGGGAGAAGTATACAAGTGAGAACTGAAGGAAGAATACCGTCAGACCTCTGCTCTGTGACAGAATTGGAAATTTTCTACTTCCCGtcctgtgaagaaaacaaaggctgAGGGGCAGAGCATCTGTCAGTGCCTGCTGCTGGCTGTCCCAACGTCTGCTCCCAGAATGGCTGTCCCTTGATGCTTTCCTATGATCTGGAGAGAAGGGGAGCAACAGTGGGTAGCTTAAGACCCTTTGAGATTTGGGCCCAATGAGCAGGGGGAATGTAGATAAAGATTTCCACAGGGGTGGATTTCTGATAACATCTCTTCCCAGATCCAAAGCTGGGAGAGGGGTTGTGAAGAGCATGGAGTCTGGGACAGCTCCTCtgctttggggggaggggcgcaGGATGGACAAGCCAGGGGGAGAGTATCAGCAAGGAAATGGAGAGCTTCCTGGATGGCGGAAGGGGGTGGAGAACCAATCTGCCGACCCAGCTGCTGGGTGCCTGCTCAGACCttggctcccccaccccccactgcttCCCCATTCCCTGCATTTATCACAGCACTGAGGATGCACTGCTAGGAAACCGGCACACTGAGGCCTCCTGGTTCCTTGGCCTCTGGCCTCTTGTCCCCACAATCTGCATGGTGTGCTGGGAGATAAACaagcacacaaacacaaaaggaaaGTTTTGTCAGGTTCCTGTGGAGCTCACTTTCCCGGCAGGGTGGTTGCTGCAATGAGTGTCTAGGTTCAGCAAAGCATCTCTTTAGCCTGAGCTCCTTTCTCAATCACAGCTGCAAGTGCAGATTTTCCCAGAGATCCAGAGTCATGactgtttctattatttatttcatcttttttcctgtGTGACTGCATTAGACACAAGAAACGAGACAAACAGTACACCAGCAAGGGCACGTTCTTtatccctccctgccccttctccctctccccatctcaggATATAAGATAAACTCAAAATTTACCGTGGGTGTTCTGATCCTTTCCCCCGCTCCCACTTCCCCCAAATCTCTCACCCACGCCTCCAGCTTTCTACTTCACTGAGGGAGGAGACTGGACTCTACCTCAGCTAGCCATAAGAGATTGAGGAACAGAGATGGGTGAAGCATTTGGTGCCTGAAAGTTCGGGGTGGAGTGGTGGTGGAAGCCTGCTGCAGTGGGCTGGGTGCCCTCCTTGGTGATGACGATGGAATGctgagtggaggaggaggaggaggaagcacgtttgcctgccccagcctggcccttGGGAAGGTAATGCACCACCGCGCTCAGCAGCCGGCTCCGGAAGCTCGGACTGAGAAAGTTGTAAAGGATGGGGTTGACGATGCAGTGGAGCATGGAGAAACAGTCGATGACATCGTAGAAGAAGTAGAGCAGGTGGACCAGGTAGCAGTGGAGGGAAAGGTGGGTCTCGTGCAGTGTGAGTAGCAGCAGGGTCACGTGGTAGGGCAGCCAGCAGATGACAAAGACAGCTATGTAGGCACACACCAGCAGGCAGTGGCGCCGGCCCGCGGGCCGTCCTGCCTGCCGAAGCCGGCAGACCGTCAGCAGGTTGAAGACTGTGATGAGAAGGAAGGGCAGCAGGAAGCCCAGGATGGTGGTGGAAAGGGTCACCACCAGGGCCCATGTGCTGTAGGTTTCGAAAGGTGCCATGAAGAGACACATAGGCTCAGAGCTCTGCACCAGCTGCATGTGGACCACCTCGGGCAGCGGGATGATGGCTGACAGCACCCAGACCCCTGCGCACATCGCCCGCCGCACTCGGTGCTGGTGGCGCTGCCAGGAGGGAGAAGCGTGGGTGAGGGTGATGTAGCGGTCAATGCTGAGGCACACCAGGAAGAAGATGCTGCTGTACATGTTGGCAAAGTAGAAGTAATGAGTGAAGCGGCAGGCAAAGCTGCCCCAGAGCCAGATGTAGTCCAGTGTGACTTCCAGCATCCACACGGGCAGACACAGGACGACGCCCAGGTCTGCTATGGCCATGTTGAGGATGTACAGGCCCAGCAGACCTGCCCGGCCCGAGCAGCGCCAGTTCACCCAGATCACCAGGAGGTTCTCCACCAGCCCGACCACGAAGATGGCCAGGTAGAGTACAAACAGGACCACTCGCTTGGTGCTCTCACTCAGCTCCATGTGGCACTCAGGCAAAGTGTGGTTGAAGAAATAGAGCAGTTCGGTCCAGTTGTGGATCTCTCCGAGGTCGCCGGCAGACCCTGCAGTGACCTCCTTAGTGGGACCGGACCCCGTGCTGGCCATGACTGACATCAGGACCAGCAAATGCCTagtggggagaagagagggtTGGAAGAGAAAGGAGACCTGGAAAACAGCCTGGTGTTCCCCAGGTAGCAGATCACAGGGACCAGGAGGCTTTGAGGAAAGATTCTAGGTCTGAAGACACAAGAAAGGGAAGTTGAGCATTCAAATGGTAAAATAGTACACAATTCAGTTTTGACCCAAGAGCAGAGATATTTTGCTAAGGGGCCTCAATGGTGGGAGAGACCAGAACTCTTTGCGCCAAACCAGATTTCTATGCAGCCTGGCCAGTCCCACCCTTCTCCAGCCCCGGGGGGTCTCCAACCTCCACTTGTCTCCTGGCACTTCTCCCGTTCACTCTGGCCTTCGTTAGGGGCCCTCGCTCTGTTTTGCCATTTGGGCTATGGGtttgggacacagacacacagacacatgcacacacacacacacacacacacacacacacacacacacccctctaaTTCATCCCTGGGAACACCTGTTGACCATGCAGGAAAGGCAGTGGTCTCCAATCCCTTCTTCCCTGAGAGGGGGCAACACTCACCTGAGTTTCCTTCCGAGGGCCAGCGGATCTGGACTGTTGGGGAGCTGCAAGGAGGCTGGAGGGACTGTGGCAGTGGGGCTGGCTTCGCTTTGGGCTTCAGGGCCGCCCTTCTCATCCGGGAAGCAATATCACTGGCCGAGGATTGGGGTTTTTCCTGCCTTCCCCCAATCCATTTAGAGAGGAAGTCACAGCAAAAGACCCAGTGTGCCCTAGTGGGGAGGAGTCAGGCTGCAAGCATTAAAATCCAGACTCCTCACTAGCTGTGCAAATTTATCTCTTAAAGCCTGGTTTCTCTCCTGAAAAATGGGACAATAGTATCTACTATTAGGggtgtggtgagaattaaatgagacatcATGGTGAAGTGCTTGGCACAGGGGTGGACCTGCATTAAATGCTTTATATTGTATGTGTTTTACATTCTCTAAATAGGCTTGGAATCCCACTCTTGCCTGTCTTGATTCCTTCTAAAGCAGAACTGGATGAGGGGTGGGAGggctaaaataaatttgaaaatcagtCAGACTTTTAATCACTCTGATCCTTTCTCCACTGATTCATGCCCACCCCCTGCCATTCTCtccagtcttcattttttttatttcagttgagAATCTGGAGAGATAGGAAGACTggatgtggggtggggaaggggcagcaTTGAGCTTCAGGGAGACTCCTGGATGGAAAGGAGTAGGAGAATATCATCCTTTCCCCCATCGTTCCGTACTTCTCATGAAGTGTGTGCATGGTGtatgcatggtgtgtgtgtgtgtgtgtgtgtgtgtgtgtgagagagagagagagattgattgaaAGTCACTaggcttctctctcctccaatCCATGGGGGTAAGGCTCATAGCATGGATTTCGTTGTTGGTGAACATCTCGTGTCAGCAGAGCTTCCTGCTTCCCAGAGCACTTTCACCGCATCAATCATTTGATCCCTGAGGTACCTCTGTGGAGAGGAAGATGGGCTTCCTTATCCTCtgtgaagcccagagaggttgcGTGTCTCACATCTCCAGATGGCAGAGCCAGCTGGAGCTGGGCCCATGTTTTGAGGATGTAGGACAAAAGTGTGTGGGCTGGAGGGGACtaggtttatatatatttaatcgaGGTAAAGTCCCCATAACAatattaaccatttaaaaatgtacaattcagtgacatttagtacattcgcattgttgtgcaaccaccaccaaaACATTTTCACTACTCCAAAAGAAAACACCATACTCATTAAGcactccttcccttttcccctagTCCCTGgaagccaccattctactttctgtctctgtggatttacctattatggatatttaatataaaaggaatcatacaatgtgtgacattggtgtctgtttttttccacttagcataatatttctgaggttcatccacattgtagcatgtatgagtacgccattcctttttatggttgagtcatattccattgcatggatgtaccacattttgtttactcaAACGGGATTTCTAAAAAAGTTTgctaaataactttttattgtggtaaaatgaacataatatcaaatttcccattttaactatttttaagtatatagttcagtaacattaagtacatttacattgttgtgcaaccatcaccaccaactATCTCTGTAGAAAGggatggtttttaatttttcttaaagcttCTATAGAAAAATTGTTTCTCTACTCACAACACTCCTGACACCAAATGTATAGGGTTCCCCCCCATGCCAACCAATTATCCAACTCTTcggacaccaactgggtgtccgataatttaattcaattctgacacgaACCATCTAAAGTTAGTGTCAGACTCCACATGCTTAAGGTCTCAGGCCCACAagattgttcttattttattttattcccttaaaattattctttttcaaacttagttacaggtgtacaaaacaacatagtggttagacgttcatatacctcacaaagtgataaccccaataagtctattatccATATGACatggtacatagttattacaatattattgattgtgttccctatgctgtactttatatccccatgactatttttttaaattatagttgacattcaatactattttatattagtttcaggtatacagtgtagtggttagacatttatataatttatgaagtgataccccagtagtacccgtctgacactatacatagtttttataattttttgactatattccccatactgtactttatatcactgttactattttgttgttttttttttaaattaaagtttattggggtgacaattgttagtaaagttacatagatttcaggcgtacaattctgtaatacattatctatatctcacattgtgtgtttaccacccactgtgactattttgtaactacgaatttgtacttcttaatcccttcacctttctcacccggccctccaactcccctcccctctggtaaccatcagtttgttctctgtatctacgagtctgtttctactttgtttgcttgtttattttattctttagattctacgtgtgagatcatatggtatttgtctttctcacctgacttatttcacttagcataatacactctaggtccatccatgttgtcacaaatagtaagatttcattcttttttacggcagagtaatattccgttttatatatgtatcacaatttctttatccaattgatgggcattttggttatttccatatcttggcaattgtaagAGGTTGTCCTTATTTTAGATGCCAGTCACAAGCAATGGGTCCCCAGGTACCCCACACTTCTATTCACTATGGTCACAACTCACCCTCAGTTTCAATAATTTGCTGGAACTGCTTACAAAACTCAGGTAAACATTCACTTACATTTTcgggtttattataaaggatacagataACACCCAGATAAAGAGGTACATAGGGTGAGGTTGAGAAGTGTCCTGAGCTTCTGTTCTCATGTAGTTGGGGTGAGCTACTCTCTTGGcatgtggatgtgttcaccaacccagaagatCTCTGAACCTCACTCATGGTTTAGGGacttttatggaggcttcatcatgtaggcatgattgattattaatttaatttccaGTCCATCCTCTCTGCGGAGGATGGGGGGTGAGGCTGAAAGTTCCAAACTTCTAATAGAGGTTTgctctttctggtgaccagcccccatcctgaagcccCCTCCAGGAGCCCACCAGGAGTCACTTAATTAGAAGAAAAGATGCTCCTATCACCCAGGAAGTGGGGGCagagaccaaatacatatttcttattatgtcaCACTTCCACTCATACATCAGAACATTCTTACCTCAAGACATCTGTCATGATGAGCTATGATGATACAAAATGTGGTTTACGTGGATTTTTCAGATggttctattctctctctctttagggTCTCAAATTCTAGCCTATGGGTATCTTTTCTCAGTAAGGAGTCTTCTGaaaaattttacttccttctctaTGCCTTTGACCCATGCACATGGAGACTCCATTAGACCAAGCCCCCTCCTGGGAGACCATAGTTCCGGTCTCTGTTCTGTCCACATGGATCACACATTCCAACCCATGGCCATTTCCATTCCTCTCAAGACTACATTTTAGTGGTTCATTTCTCCTAGGTCTCTGAATCTTCCACCCCAGGACCTGTTCCCTTCCACATGGAGACATTGTCCCTGCAGCCTCATCTCCACCTTCTCCCCAGCCCCCTATGACTTCACGTCACCCAATGTGTATTTGCAGCCAGAGGAAGTGATGGCGATCCTTTCTGGTAGAGACACAGAGGGAAATCTGTTCCCTCAGGAAGAAATAAGTGATAGCTCTGCAGTTTTAATGTGGATGTTTTTCATTGGAGGGAGAAGGTGGAAGCTGGAAAGAGAGactggaaggaagggaaggagggtgggacaGGAGCCCAGGCTCCTTGCCAATCTGGGTAGGAGGAGGGAGACAAACAGCTTTGCTCCAAGCAAAAGGAGTGGCAGCAGTGAAACAATTCCTGGAAATTTactctttctcctccccaaactccctttaaaaaaatgtagacaaaacATTTCAATCAACaatcagaaaggaaggaaagtacCAGGGAAGAGTTGTTGGGAGGCACAGACAAAGGCAGGCATCTTCCCAGGGCCGAGGGAGGGCCAAGCTTGTGCCTGGCCCCTGGTGGAAGAGGCGGAATCTCCCTCACTTGTGGCCTTTGTGGCCTAGGAGCCTACTTCATGTGGCAAGGGCAGGTGGACTGTGAACAAGTTAAGGCTGAGGAGTTTGGCAACAATTGCACTCCCATCCTCAGCCTCAGCTTCCAGAAGGTCACTGAGCACAGAAGCCAAGTCCGGTCATAGAAATTGCTCTGCCCTCCTGCCATGGGTTCCCTCTACCAGGGAGGCAGCCTTGGCTGCCCAGTAGCACCAGATAAAGGGCTCCCCAAGCTCCCCAAAGAAGGATGTGATCCAGCGACCCTCTTTGGCTTGGCTCAGTTCTTTCCTGCTCACTCACACTTCACCGAGACACAGCAGCGGTAACACTAGTTTGGGGACCAAACCCAGCTCTGACACCTTGTTCCaccacttagtagctgtgtgagttcagacaagtcacttaacctgagtctcagtttctttatacataaagtgaggataataatgcTTCCTTTACAGGGTTATTGTATGAGATGCATGAGATGTGTAACATGCTTGGCATAAGCATGGTCCTTTTCTACTTCTTggagatgaggaggaagagatcCTGCTTCTGGAATTTATCTTGAGATACTTCTCCCTAGTTCCACCACCAGCCACTTTCTCTCTGAAATGGACCTACACcagctttctcttttgtttagttGTCTGACATTGTGTTTCTTATATAGAAGATCAAGAGCATCCCCAAATGCCACTTTGAATTACCACAGAAGAGATGTagtaacagctaatatttattgactactcACCATTTCCAGGCACGATTGCAAGATGCTTTTCAtgtatcacctcatttaatcctcataacaacttaACGAGGTGGGTACTGTGGTAGGAAAAAGAAGCCTTAGTCACACGGCTAGTAGTTTAGTAAGCTCTTATTACAGAGATTCTTGACCTGGATTCCTGGCACATAATGGTTTTAGGTGGTCTGTGAACTCCCTGAAAAGTACAGaggtaccttggtttttgaatgtctccgttgatgaacatttcggtttacgaacaccataaattttatggatctatggtatcattagatagcaaaattcatgctaaatttacagttttaggggttgattttaaaggtctggaacagattaatccattttgcgttactttctatggggaaaccacacCTTGGTGtgcgaacgtttcagaactcgaacggtcttcgggaacggattacgttcgaaaactgaggtaccactgtatatacaAAAGGCTGTCTGTTGCGTTGAGTCATTTGTATGGGGCTTAGAGCCTTCCTTAGATTCTCAAAGGGGACCATGATGTCCAAAAGGTTAAGAACGATCAATATAGAAGAGCCTCTCATGGACAGAGGCTAGGACAAAAATAGTAGGGTAGAGTGTACGCTTCTGCGGAGGTGACTCGGCCCTGGGCATTCTGGGTAATTTCTCAAGTAAGTGCTCTTCATCAAGGCTGAGAGAAGGGTGGAATGGTCTGGGGAAAAGTTTGAGAAAGGGTCGGTGAATTGTCTTTGCTTCCCAAGCCTCATCCTTCCACAAGATGAAGGACAATCATTTCCTCTCTGTAATTTTcccaattgtgtgtgtgtgtgtgtgtgttggggtggtgcTGTGCAACATTACTCTAAGGACAAGGAGACTTGGGGAGACTGATAGAGACTGGAAGGGCCCCAGGTACCGTTCCCCCAGGGAAACTGGTATCACCAGCAACCTCCCAGTGTACCTCAGTTCTTCCCCCACACCTATCCCTCCCCTAGCTACTGTTCCTACCTCAGATTCCCCCACCTCCTGATCCCCAGCACATGCCTGGCGTTTCTGTAGATGTGCTTTGCTTATTCCAGATTTATTCAGTTTCAACTATTGTTGAGCACCTAATGTGTGCCGGACAGAAATTCTCCTTGAATTCTCCAGTGCTTCCTGAGGCCCCAACTTCTTCAGGTTTCACCATTTTGATGACAACATGTGGCTTCTTAGACTCCCTGAGAGTTGGAATTGAGAGGACTCGCTGAAGTCatctttttttagaaaagattgttattaaaatatagctgacatacaatattatattagtttcagatatacaccatagttattcaatatttatatacctaaagaagtgatcaccctgataagtccagcaaccatctcacattgtaccacgctatcacaattttattgactatatttcctatgatgtgtattacatccccatgacttaattgttttatacctggaaaattgaacctcttattccccttctaCCTTCCCCCACTTTTGAATTTTTCAAcaagagttgacattcaatattattttatattgattttaggtgtacagcatagtggttagacacttatataatttaagaagtgatccccctggggcggccggatggctcagttggttagagcacgagctctcaacaacaaggttgccggttggagtccagcatgagatggtgggctgcaccccctgaaactaaagattgatcccctccccccctcccatctgacaaccatcaaaatgttctctgtatctatgagtttgtttgtttattttgttctttagattccacatctaagtgaaatctcattgcatctgtctttctctagcTGACATACTCCACtaagcacaataccttctaggtctatccatgctgccaCGGGTCTAtccattcctttccctggctgagcaatattccattgtatacatgtaccacctcctctttatccattcttccatctacagatacccaggctacctccacatcttggccactgtaaacaatgctgcaatgaacatacagatgcacacatTTCCTTGAAGTAgcctttggatttcttcagataaataccctgaaatgggattactgggtccttctttgtgtccTGTTATAGCCTGTGTttcccccccccttcttccacgtccccccaccccccact of the Rhinolophus sinicus isolate RSC01 linkage group LG02, ASM3656204v1, whole genome shotgun sequence genome contains:
- the ACKR5 gene encoding G-protein coupled receptor 182, with product MSVMASTGSGPTKEVTAGSAGDLGEIHNWTELLYFFNHTLPECHMELSESTKRVVLFVLYLAIFVVGLVENLLVIWVNWRCSGRAGLLGLYILNMAIADLGVVLCLPVWMLEVTLDYIWLWGSFACRFTHYFYFANMYSSIFFLVCLSIDRYITLTHASPSWQRHQHRVRRAMCAGVWVLSAIIPLPEVVHMQLVQSSEPMCLFMAPFETYSTWALVVTLSTTILGFLLPFLLITVFNLLTVCRLRQAGRPAGRRHCLLVCAYIAVFVICWLPYHVTLLLLTLHETHLSLHCYLVHLLYFFYDVIDCFSMLHCIVNPILYNFLSPSFRSRLLSAVVHYLPKGQAGAGKRASSSSSSTQHSIVITKEGTQPTAAGFHHHSTPNFQAPNASPISVPQSLMAS